One part of the Desulfonema ishimotonii genome encodes these proteins:
- the serC gene encoding 3-phosphoserine/phosphohydroxythreonine transaminase, translated as MKENRIYNFNPGPAALPLPVLEEIQESFLNFAGSGMSITEVSHRSKGFDDVINDAVARTKRLLNLGDSHHVLFLQGGASTQFCMIPMNLLPEGQSADYVNTGTWSTKAIKEIQIQGKNVNVVASSEDKNFSYIPENIAFNSDAAYVHITSNNTIKGTQWAEFPDTGDVPIMADMSSDIMSRPFDASRFGMIYAGAQKNIGPSGVCMVIIRDDMLARVPENIPTMLKYTTHVNKNSMFNTPPCFAIYTVQLVLKWLEETVGGLDKMAEINDKKADLIYGFLDASDFYRATAAEGSRSKMNVTFRLPDEDLEKQFIQAAMENGLGGLKGHRSVGGCRASVYNAVGLDAVEALVDFMKTFEKKNG; from the coding sequence ATGAAGGAGAACCGAATCTACAATTTTAACCCCGGACCGGCGGCCCTGCCCCTGCCTGTACTTGAAGAAATTCAGGAATCTTTTCTGAACTTCGCCGGTTCCGGTATGTCCATCACAGAGGTCAGCCACCGTTCCAAAGGGTTTGACGATGTTATCAACGATGCCGTGGCGCGGACCAAACGCCTTCTGAACCTGGGCGACAGCCACCATGTCCTTTTTCTACAGGGCGGTGCCAGCACCCAGTTCTGCATGATTCCCATGAACCTGCTGCCCGAAGGCCAGTCCGCTGACTACGTCAACACCGGGACATGGTCCACCAAGGCCATCAAAGAGATTCAGATTCAGGGCAAAAATGTGAATGTCGTGGCCTCATCCGAGGATAAGAACTTCTCCTATATTCCCGAAAATATTGCGTTCAACAGTGATGCGGCCTATGTTCACATCACCTCCAACAACACCATCAAGGGCACCCAGTGGGCCGAATTCCCGGACACGGGCGATGTGCCGATTATGGCGGACATGTCTTCGGATATTATGAGCCGTCCCTTTGACGCCAGCCGTTTCGGCATGATCTACGCGGGTGCGCAGAAAAATATCGGTCCGTCCGGGGTCTGCATGGTCATCATCCGGGACGACATGCTGGCGCGGGTGCCGGAGAACATCCCCACCATGCTGAAGTACACCACCCATGTGAACAAAAACTCCATGTTCAACACCCCGCCCTGCTTTGCCATTTACACCGTGCAACTGGTGCTGAAATGGCTGGAGGAGACCGTGGGCGGCCTGGACAAGATGGCTGAAATCAACGACAAAAAGGCCGATCTGATTTACGGGTTCCTTGACGCCAGCGACTTTTACAGGGCCACTGCCGCAGAAGGCAGCCGTTCCAAAATGAACGTCACCTTCCGCCTGCCCGACGAGGATCTGGAAAAGCAGTTTATCCAGGCCGCAATGGAAAACGGTCTGGGCGGCCTCAAGGGACACCGCTCGGTCGGTGGCTGCCGCGCCTCCGTTTACAACGCTGTCGGGCTGGATGCGGTTGAGGCCCTGGTCGATTTTATGAAGACATTTGAGAAAAAGAACGGCTGA